The sequence below is a genomic window from Sphingobacterium sp. ML3W.
TCTCTAAAGAAACGGGTTATTGGGTGATAAAACTGGGTGAGGATAACGCTTATATCGATTATGCCTATTTTAAAGCAGTGTCGAAAAATACAAGATTAGACTTTCGTGAAAAAATGATGGTCATCGCAGATATCGTTCAAAAAGGAAGCTTTTTAGAGGATATGAATTACGAATGGATGGATGAATATAAAAGCGAGGTATCGACAATTGTGACGGAGGTCTACACCGGCTATCAGGAAGTGATGGATGCAGGAAACGAAAAAGAAGATGTGCAGCTCATGATTGCTAATAAGATTATGCAATTTAATCCGATGAATGAAGAAGCGATGTCTGTAGGTTGTCTGTTGATGTCTAAATCAGGTATGCATCAGGAAGCTCGAATAACTTATGAAAGCTTTGCACAAGAATACCTTAAGCTTTATGGAGAAGTCTATCCTATATCCCTTAAAGAAATTTTAAAACGTTCCTAAAACGTTTATCAAGGCCACTAGTGTGGTCTATTTTATTAAAATATTAATCTGACAATCAGCTTGTTGTATTATTAATTTGTGCGGGTGTTTCAAATTAATATAAAATTAAGTCAAAATTAAGCTCTTCCAGTTTCATTTGTATAACCAATTAAAAACAGGAGGACTTTATGATATGATGACCTATTTTATTGCGTCTTGATGATCACGTATTAATAGTGAAATATGCAGGATTAATAGCCCTTGATTTGGTCGTTTAACGAATCTAATCAGATGGGGCACTTATCTATAACCAAAGTAAAACCTATAAATCATATGAATAATTTGGAAAGTAATCGAAAATTATGGACTACGGGGAGTGTATTATTCAGGTGGACGAAGCAGATGTCGGGATGTGCTTTGCTCATCGGAACGGTTATTATGCCGTTTGAAGGATCTTCCATACCATTAAATAAAAACAACAGATTTGTTGTTATGCAACAGCAAGTGCGTGGTAAGGTAACTGATGTCAGTGGTATACCGATTGGCGGTGCTAGCATCAAAGTTGTTGGAACAAATCGACAAGTGGCTGCTGATGCGAAAGGAGTATTTAGTATCCAAGCAAACAATGGGGATATATTGCAGGTGACCTATGTCGGTTATGCGACAAAAAGTGCAGTCATCAATGGCGAAAATATCAATATCCAATTGGAAGTGAATCAAACCGGATTGGAGGAAGTTGTAGTAGTCGGTTTTGGAACTCAAAAGAAAGGGAATGTAACAGCTGCGATCTCCACCATACAGGCTAAAGATATCAATACCACGACCAGTTCAAGTTTAACCCAAAGTCTACAAGGAAAAATACCAGGGTTGCAAATTAGGCAGCAGAGTTCAGAACCAGGAGCATTTAGGTCCAGTATCAATATTAGAGGTTTTGGTGAACCTCTTTATGTCATTGATGGTATCGTGCGTGATGGGGGAGTTGAATTTCAACAGTTAAATCCAAATGATATCGAAAGTATATCGATCCTAAAGGATGCTTCAGCAGCTATTTACGGATTGAATGCTGCTAATGGCGTAATCCTGGTGACGACAAAAAAAGGTGTTAATGGAAAACCTGCTTTTAATTATATTGGAACAGTAGGACTGCAGCAACCGACCAATGTGCCTAAGATGGCGAATGCTGCCCAATATTTGGAAATGTACGATAATGCGATATCCTTTAGGGATGGTGTTCATAATATAACTGAGGAAGAATTGAATAAATGGCGTGAAGGTGGACCAGGTTATGAGAGTACCAATTGGTATAAGGAGACTTTTAAGAATACAGCACCGCAGCATCAACATGATTTTTCGGTAAGGGGTGGTACCGACGCTATTAATTATTTTACAAGTGTTGGCTATTTTAACGAAGGTGGACTCTTCAAAAGTGGTGATATGGGCTATGATCGTTATACATTTAGAAGCAATCTTTCAGCTAAACTCAGTGACAGACTTAAGGCGGATGTCATGGTATCTGGTCGTCGATCTAAACGTGAATTTCCTGGAGGAGATGGTTTTATCTGGATGTATAAGGGAGCCATCATCAGTCATCCAACTGAAAGTCCTTTTATCAATGGAGATACAAATTATCCGGCAAATATCTATAATCAACAAAATGCCGTCATCATGTCTCAGAAGGACTATGCTGGCTACACGGAAGATCGGAATAAAAGTTTCCAATCGTCCATCGCACTTACTTATGATGTGCCTGGAATTGACGGTTTAAAGGCTATTGGTACTGTTTCTTACGATAGTTATAATGTTTACAATAAGAACGTATGGAAGAACTATAGAATCTATAATGAGGACCTCACTTCCATGGTCTTTAATAATCCAAGGATTGCTAATAATATTGATGATGCCGAACGTCTTGTGTTTCAGGGGCAACTTAATTATGACCGTACTTTTGCAGAGCACCATAACCTAAGCGCAACTGGTGTATTTGAAATGAAGCAGTATACCAAAAAACATAGTTACCTGTGGCGTGAGTATGATTTTTATACCACTGATGTCATGGATTATGCTTCGGGAAGGCAGACCAATAATGGTGATGAAATTGAGGAACGGAACATGTCATACATCGGTCGTGTTAATTATGATTTCAAAGGGAAGTACTTATTGGGCGCTTCTTTTCGATACGATGGTTCTTATCGTTATGCCCCAGGAGAAAGATGGGGTTTCTTTCCCAATATTTCGGCCGGATGGCGATTGTCTGAAGAAGCATTTATGAAAGATAATCTCCCTTTTGTAAATAATCTAAAGATTAGAGCTTCACATGGGATGATTGGTGAGAACCAAGGAAATGCATTTCAACATATTTTAGGTTTTTCTCCACGACCAAAGGAGGGGGCTGAATTTGTGAATGGTTCCTATGTAGGTGGTCTGGGAGCTCCAGGAGTAATCAATCCGAATTTTACCTGGATCAAATCCAAGATTACCGATGTTGGTATAGAAGGAGCATTGTTTGGTGGGAAAATAGCTTTTGAGGCCGATTACTATCAACGTGAAAAAACTGGGAAATTAATTCAGAGAAGCGGAGGACTACCAAATACATTTGGGGGTGATATGCCTATCGAA
It includes:
- a CDS encoding SusC/RagA family TonB-linked outer membrane protein, giving the protein MNNLESNRKLWTTGSVLFRWTKQMSGCALLIGTVIMPFEGSSIPLNKNNRFVVMQQQVRGKVTDVSGIPIGGASIKVVGTNRQVAADAKGVFSIQANNGDILQVTYVGYATKSAVINGENINIQLEVNQTGLEEVVVVGFGTQKKGNVTAAISTIQAKDINTTTSSSLTQSLQGKIPGLQIRQQSSEPGAFRSSINIRGFGEPLYVIDGIVRDGGVEFQQLNPNDIESISILKDASAAIYGLNAANGVILVTTKKGVNGKPAFNYIGTVGLQQPTNVPKMANAAQYLEMYDNAISFRDGVHNITEEELNKWREGGPGYESTNWYKETFKNTAPQHQHDFSVRGGTDAINYFTSVGYFNEGGLFKSGDMGYDRYTFRSNLSAKLSDRLKADVMVSGRRSKREFPGGDGFIWMYKGAIISHPTESPFINGDTNYPANIYNQQNAVIMSQKDYAGYTEDRNKSFQSSIALTYDVPGIDGLKAIGTVSYDSYNVYNKNVWKNYRIYNEDLTSMVFNNPRIANNIDDAERLVFQGQLNYDRTFAEHHNLSATGVFEMKQYTKKHSYLWREYDFYTTDVMDYASGRQTNNGDEIEERNMSYIGRVNYDFKGKYLLGASFRYDGSYRYAPGERWGFFPNISAGWRLSEEAFMKDNLPFVNNLKIRASHGMIGENQGNAFQHILGFSPRPKEGAEFVNGSYVGGLGAPGVINPNFTWIKSKITDVGIEGALFGGKIAFEADYYQREKTGKLIQRSGGLPNTFGGDMPIENFESELTRGFDFVISHQNQVNDFKYGISINMNLARTKHLIVDKPEANSSYERWRNGYTDRWNDLEWGFNNTGQFQNMEQIYQSIVYGGDRGNTQILPGDFTYEDVNGDGVIDDKDLMPIFRNRDPKMFYGFTLNAEWKNIDLNMVMQGASLYTMRYNEVFSQMFFNNGNLPEYFYDRWHLADPYDANSEWIAGKWPANRFSEYMGSSYRESDAWRMKANYLRMKSIELGYTVPLSEANKRFIKKIRVYGNAHNLFTFADSFIKQFDPERFEGDYNAGYNYPLIKSYNLGVNLTF